CAAAACTCGAATTGGGTTATATCATTAACCTTTCCAATTAAGCATCGCCGAAAGTGATCCACGATGGAGAATAATTAGTGCCACTCTTGCTGTCCTTAGCTGCCCTCGTACCCCAAAAGTGCCGAGGCCTTTGCAATGACGACAGGGGACTTTGCTAATCGCACGTGGAGGAACCAGTTAGGACATCTTCAGTTAGGtgccttgaatttttttcaatttttctcccACATTTGGCGCCATTTTTTTTGCCTATTATACCTCGTCGGTTCTTCTTCTGGAGagcaacatatttaaattaagGTTCAATAATCGATAAAGCATTATTCGTTATCTAGAGATGTCCCACTCAAATCGAAATCGAAATGCTTCTTTTCCTCGTTTTACCGAATTTGATTGACCTTGTAGTGGAATGCTGcggcaaaaagaaggaaaaagggtaCCCCACAATGACAAATTGCTTTATCGATCCGACGTTCCTTCTTTCATCATTAGTCACATGTGTACCTAATCTTATAGATTCCgatcttcaaatttgaaactggATTTGTCGTGATTTATCTCCTCGATAATCCAACTTCCAGTATATTTTATACATAAACTTGTCTTAGTTGGCATATGTTGCATTTTAAATGTTTATAATATCTATCATGgttcgaccccaaaaaaaaaaaaaaaaagtccatcgTGGTATTATGAACAAATGGGATTAGGTTTCATGTGAGTCAGATTATGGGTTTTTCGCATCAAATAAGATTGAACACATATTCGCCCAAAAGGAAGATATACAAATGCAATGGATTTGGAAGACTTTTGGAAAGTGATGGACTTGATTACGTGACATTGATTGAAGAAACATACTACATACTTAACTTTCTAGTAAATTAGTGGAAAATGAATATgtattagaaaaaagaaagcctaagcatgCATTCCATCTCACATTTGATTAATTAGTCCTAAGTGCATTTGATTTAGCTTTTCAAGAGACTTCTTTTGAGAAAAGTGAGTGTTTGGTAAATATTTTTTGGGCCACTTTGAGGTATGCCAGAATTGATAAGTCTGATTGTTCGAGGCAAGTCCTTGGATGCCTTGGCCTTTAAGCATTTTTGGAAGGTGGGTTTAGGttaatgaattttttcctttcaaaattgCCTCCACTTGTATTTGAGCATACTAGTTGTTAGGGATGAGTATGGTTTTGAGTTAGAATCTACAACCTAAGAACTAGACCAGTGGAAAACCGTCTAATTCCAAGTTCAAAAGTATATAGGGTAAGTAgcaggttccaaaaattgaggaacttgtaacctaaaattcaaaacaagttttaatatttttattgaccCATGTTTTCACGTGATTGTACATTATTTCATGGCTTTCGATGAGTGTATAATCTGAAAAAACTAgtctaaattttcattttataattaaGACTTTTAGTTtgttaatatttgtatttttcgtgtgtctaaatataagttatagtCGATAAAGTATAACAAGTGATGGTCATTAAAGATTATAATTAACAATATATGTATAACTTGGTTAGATTGCTTTTCAACTCAATCTTCAAACATGTGATAGGGACCTAAGATGGGGCGACACTAGCCAGGTTCTAGAATATTGCCTAAgaggttttaggttccaaaaatgaTATATAGGGCTGTTTCAACACCTCAGCCAGGTTCAAATTTCATGTGGAAGGCCATACATGGGAAGCTCGACTTCAAATGCCATGCCTAGGAAGCTCAGGTTTTGGCGTCGCCTGATTGCTCATCTTCAACTTGCAAATCTAGAGTCAAACAAATGCTAGCATGGGGTCACCTAAGATCCCCTGGTGCTTTTGCGAAGCTTCAACAGGAGTTGCACGAGATCTGCTGCAGCAAAGGGTCGCGGATCGACGCCTTACGAGGTTAATGGTCGCCGCTGATGCTGGTCGCCTAGAGTCCCTTTGCCTGCCTGTCCCTgccctctcttttccttttttctttttttcttttttattttacttcaaAATATCTTTACACAAAATATAAGTCAACCAAACGCCATTTGCTTTCTGCAAATCGACctccatcaaaaaaaaaaaaatcttcgggAAATAGCTCTACATCCCCCAAAGTCGAACCGAATGCAACCACCCTATGCTGATAAACACTACAGGAACCCAATTAATGTGTTTAATTCAATCAAACTACTAGATACtaacgaataaaaaaaaaaaaaaaaagaagttcgTATCGGACAGTTGAACCATCGAAATTAAACTGATTTAGTTTCTTCTGACAATATGGCGCCACACCATTTATTTATCtcataatcttttaattttttttttaaatctcctCTTGACTCACAGATATTGGATTTTTATGTTTCGTACACGTTACTCTGCAAACTTACCTAAAAATAAAGGAGAAATATGATCAATATCTTCTATTTTTAATGAGTACCCTCGCACCTACACGTCGTGGGAGAACTGGTGTAATAATTCAcgcaaataaattattttgcaaaaagacTTAAAGATATTAATATTAGTCCATCATCCCTGCTGTCTTTTCACATTTTAGAAAATGCTCATTGAGAAATCCTAAAAGTAAAGGGTTGACTTCAGCCTATGCTTGACCTTCATGCACCTCTTGATCATGATCAGGTATCCCATGACTCGAGCCCTTTTCTTTTGAGGCCAGAGGACGAGCTTCGAGAGTCGAAAAAGGGTGCACAGAGGCTGccgacaaatttactctctttGGCAGTACCTTAATTAAAAGATtgataaatttcataaatcaagtCTAGTAGAATTGATAAATCAGAAGTTGGAGCACATCTTTATCCACgaattttatattgatgtttAGGATGATGTGTACATCTGGTGTTTTTAGTGCATATTCTTgtgccatttctttttcctgagCTGTTGCTTTCATTATCCTTGATAACTGTTCTCAAGCAGATGGTTCCACTGTACttgattgttgttttttctACACCAACCAAAGAGTTTTTTTATGCTTAAAGCATAATCCACAGGGACAGACAGCAATGCTTGCTTCCTCTGAATAGTTAATGACAATCCTTTTGGATGAGTGTTCATGTCATATACAAAACAAGTAGGTAAACTCCAAGACAGTCtaggacaaaaggaaaaaaaaaacacacacacacaacattACATACTTACAGATGATGAGCACACAGTGGTATACAAGTAGAGACAACTTCATAAGCTCCtcagaataattaaaaaaaccaaacccCTCATGTGATGGAAACTGATGCGATGATGAGAAGATAAGGGGGGAAGTGATTTTACTTTTCCCCTTATCTTCCAAACAGATGAAGGCCATAAAGGAATGAACCGaaaaaaaagagtgtcctatttTCTAAAGGTTCCTAACTGGCACTGGAATCTTGGTTGGATCTCTCCAGCTATGCAAAGCCATGCCTACTCTCACAACCTCCAAATGACAGAACTATAACATGACGACAAAGAAAAGGACagcagaaaagagaaaagaagaagaaaaaagaattccaAACGACAGGGTGTTTCATCCCCCACACTAGCCTACATGCACATAACACCCACCATTACCCTTTTGTACAAAAAGTGTTGGTAGGCATAacccagaaaataaaaaattgggcttttaataagaagaaaaacgaAAGTCAAAAACATGAAGGCAGACGCTTTCCTCTTGTCCACCAAGATGAGACCAAATAGACCAGGAACAGGGGCCTCCCTCTCCCTGAAGGTGCATCCCCTAAAATTTGTTCGTGACATGTGCTTCACCGCCATGTCCAGTGTTGCCCGAATGCTGCTGGGCCTCTGGTATATTGCTTAAGATCTTTTGGCGGCTGATGACTCCAATAACATAATCTGCAAATTTTCAGGACATTTGATAATGATGCTCAGTATGCCGACCTGACATTATAtcaaatttaggattaaaaGACTACTGGTTAATCAAAAGTGATCATTTGATTCAAGAACTCCACCTTGACTTCTATGTCGCAGCATAGGCACCAAATGTCAATGTATAATGCCATCGGTCATGCTCCTAACTCGGAGTTCAACGGTCCTTAAATCGCGAAGATGTTGCAAGATCTCTTGGAGAAGATGCAATCCTTTATCGCCCTTCCTCAATGAGTTGATGCAGTGCTTTAGGAACTCCCTGTCAGCTTCAAGTGCCTGCAATCTCTCATATACATGGTCTACTTCTTCCTCGATCCCAAGCCTCTTGTCTTCCGCTCGGTGTTCATCCCCGCACGGCTCACCATCGAATTCTGTTTCTGCACCAACCGCATCAAAAAGGGGAAGCAGTCTCTTTGCCTTAGGGACCCCAAGCCGCCTGGGTTCCTGGTGATATCCATTCATTTTGGGATGGCCGTTCCCATTCCCATTAGCTTCACCATTCGACAAGTGATCACTGTGGCCGTTGCCGTTTTCCTTGTAGGAATGATCGATCATTGGCTTCACGTGCTCAAAATGTTGTCCTTCTTCATAGCTTATGCCGAAAAGCTTCTCTTCCAGAGCCTTGAGCTGCTCTAGAATGCACAACCTCTCTTCCTCAAAGTCCTCCAATGACTCCTCCAGATACACAACCGCATCAGTTGGGGTCTTCTCATGGTTTCCATCTCGGTCACCATTAAGGCCATCCTCCTCCTTCACTTCACCATTCAAATCGACTGATAACCTGTCACCATCCTCAGAATTGCTACAAGATGTGGATGAAGTTCGGTGTCTTCTCGCAATCATCATATGTTCCTTGGCCTTGTACTCCTCGACCTTGTGGCGATATATCTCGAGCTCCTGTTCCaattcttccttctccttttctcGCTTCACCATAAGATCATTCAGAAGCTGCAATGCTTCTTGGTCGTACTCGGATTGCTCTTCCATCATTCTCTGATACTGCAAGGCCTCCATTTGCATCGCAGCCTTCTCTTCTTGGAGGCGGTTGATCATTGCCATGGTTTGGCTCGCCGCAACAGCAGAAGCGctcctctcttcttcaagtTCTTCGTATAGAGCATGTAAGGCCTTCCTTTCAGATCTCAATGCCGTTTTCAGCTTCTCGATGGTGAGAGTACCTTCACCACCTTCAATATCACTGATCACACTCCCGTCCAACGACTCTATAGAATCTTCCGTCCCAGAGTCTCTCCTGTCTAGAAGTAGTAATCTCCTATGCAGGCTATCAAAGGAAGTGGGTGTATCCggcattttctcttcttcaatatTCTCATTACTCTCCATACACAATCGCAATTGACCATTATCTTCTTGCTCGCTCGCTCCAAGCGAGACAGTTTGGAATTCGATATTTCCATCAATTTGCATAAACCCTATAACCCACAAGAGAAAAATGGTATAAGATTAAGAACAAATAAAGAGCCATTTGCAAAGTCCTTCAGTTGGCAAAGTACTCTTAAAGCTTACCGTGATGAAAATCAGTGCTGAGAATGTCATATCTAGTGGAAGAATCTTCCTGTGTGCACTGAAACGAAGAGAATGATTCTTGAGTATGAATCTCATCGACTGTTTCCTGATCAGGAATCTCTGTCCCGATTGAAATCTCTGCATCAGTCTCGTCGTTCTGTGAATTATACTCCTCTTCGGCTCCTACATATATCATGAAGCATTCTCAATTTTTGCACACAAATTTCACTGAAGCAAAACTATAGAGTTCTACTCAGACTATAACAATTACCTGGGTGAAAGTCTGAACTTTCGAATACTCCTGCCTCTTCTGCAGTTCCTTGAAGAACATCATCACTTCCCACCATGAGAGTCCCAGTTGCTTGAGTAACAGCAATTTGCTCATCGCTTTCCTTTTCTAGTGCATGATGTGAGACATTCTCATCCAATTCTGCAGCTTCGGAAGCATCGGTCTCTTTGAGCTCCTTGGTTTCGAATTCTAACATCAAGCCTTCACTCTCAACAGAATCGCCCTTAATCTTATCCTCCACAACCTCATTCTGCTTCTCAGGAGACGAGCAGAAGTCCAAAATGACATCCTGTGGTCCACAGTTTTCCTGTTCTTCCTCTGTAATTGTGTACAGCCCTTTCAGTCCCACCGGAATCAACTCGCACTCATTGTTTCCGATGTAAAACTCCAAGTGACGAGACGAGAGCCCAGTTCCAGCCTTCGATTGGCCTTTTCTGCCTCGGATTCGAAGCATGCTCCGATCAGTCTTCTCAGACAAATGGCTGTCAACAATGAACACATTTCCATCATCCTTGGTAATGACTCCGCGCTCCTTCTTAATCTCCAGTTCGACCTTCGCATCCTCATTCTCCACCATTTCTTTAATACCAGATTCTGATGAAGGCGACGACCacttgtcctcctcctcctcctttggctCCACCTTAACATCCCTATATGTTTGAGAATATTGAGAAACCTCCACAAACTCCCACTGGCAAGACGAGAGCTCGGTGATGGCCGCGGCTTGGCCTTTTCCGTCACCGAATTGAAGCATGCTCTGATCATTCTCATCAGACACATGCCTCTCAACAATGAAAACATTCCTATCATCCTCGGCAATGACTTCGCGCTCCATCTCAGTCACCAGTTCGACCTTCTCATCGTCATTGTCCACCATTTCTTTAACACCGGATTCTGATGAAGGCGACGAACACTTGTCGTCCTCCTCCTCTGGCTCCACCTTAACATCCCCACATGCGTGACAATCTTCAGAAACTACCACAAATCCTCCAGTTTCTTCAATCCCCTCATTGTCTTCCTTCACAAACAACTCCGATCCGCTCCCGAAATCTCCATCCTCACCATCCTCTGCCTCTGTGACAAAATACCCCTTCTGGGTATCATCAAGGTTATCAGAACAAGACTTGATCGAAGCACAGGGAGAGAAGTGGGACTTCTTCTCCACGCTCGCTCCACAGCAACAGCAACACTTCACcttctcatcttcatcattCTCAGCCGGACCGATTTGCAAAGAGGACGAGCAATCCTCGCACATGTCTTGGAGCTCTACTAACTTCTGGTGGTCGAAGCAGTACACCAGCTTGGAGATTTCGCTGGCGTGGCTCTCGCAGACAAGGCCCCTGTGATGGAGCTTGCTCCTGCCGGGCTCGAACAGATGATCGAGCCTGGAACACAAGGCGCAGGGCCTCTTGAGGCCGAAGTAATCGGCGAATCGGACGATGACGTAAGAGAAGAGGgagttgaggaggaggaggctgaTCAGGGTCCATTCAAGAATGGCGTAGATCAGAATGAGGGTCATCTTGTTGGTGTTCCTGTGAACCATGGTCGCAAACTTGTTGGCTGCCATTGGAGATGACGATCAATATGTTCTGTACAGACTACACACAGAGAGAAAcacagagatagagagagagagagattgtaaTACAGAGTTTTGTTTGCAGAGAAGATGGGGtttggagagagaggaagagaaagagagagaaagagagatgggaCTGGTTATTCAGGAATGATGGTGATGAAGGAAGACAGAACCATTAGGAggagaaacagaggagaga
This Eucalyptus grandis isolate ANBG69807.140 chromosome 7, ASM1654582v1, whole genome shotgun sequence DNA region includes the following protein-coding sequences:
- the LOC104453689 gene encoding myosin-binding protein 2, coding for MAANKFATMVHRNTNKMTLILIYAILEWTLISLLLLNSLFSYVIVRFADYFGLKRPCALCSRLDHLFEPGRSKLHHRGLVCESHASEISKLVYCFDHQKLVELQDMCEDCSSSLQIGPAENDEDEKVKCCCCCGASVEKKSHFSPCASIKSCSDNLDDTQKGYFVTEAEDGEDGDFGSGSELFVKEDNEGIEETGGFVVVSEDCHACGDVKVEPEEEDDKCSSPSSESGVKEMVDNDDEKVELVTEMEREVIAEDDRNVFIVERHVSDENDQSMLQFGDGKGQAAAITELSSCQWEFVEVSQYSQTYRDVKVEPKEEEEDKWSSPSSESGIKEMVENEDAKVELEIKKERGVITKDDGNVFIVDSHLSEKTDRSMLRIRGRKGQSKAGTGLSSRHLEFYIGNNECELIPVGLKGLYTITEEEQENCGPQDVILDFCSSPEKQNEVVEDKIKGDSVESEGLMLEFETKELKETDASEAAELDENVSHHALEKESDEQIAVTQATGTLMVGSDDVLQGTAEEAGVFESSDFHPGAEEEYNSQNDETDAEISIGTEIPDQETVDEIHTQESFSSFQCTQEDSSTRYDILSTDFHHGFMQIDGNIEFQTVSLGASEQEDNGQLRLCMESNENIEEEKMPDTPTSFDSLHRRLLLLDRRDSGTEDSIESLDGSVISDIEGGEGTLTIEKLKTALRSERKALHALYEELEEERSASAVAASQTMAMINRLQEEKAAMQMEALQYQRMMEEQSEYDQEALQLLNDLMVKREKEKEELEQELEIYRHKVEEYKAKEHMMIARRHRTSSTSCSNSEDGDRLSVDLNGEVKEEDGLNGDRDGNHEKTPTDAVVYLEESLEDFEEERLCILEQLKALEEKLFGISYEEGQHFEHVKPMIDHSYKENGNGHSDHLSNGEANGNGNGHPKMNGYHQEPRRLGVPKAKRLLPLFDAVGAETEFDGEPCGDEHRAEDKRLGIEEEVDHVYERLQALEADREFLKHCINSLRKGDKGLHLLQEILQHLRDLRTVELRVRSMTDGIIH